The Scomber scombrus chromosome 5, fScoSco1.1, whole genome shotgun sequence genome window below encodes:
- the tpst1 gene encoding protein-tyrosine sulfotransferase 1 isoform X2 gives MIGKLKQNLLVACLVISSVTVFYLGRHAMECHHRIEERSQPGGILPLSALGGSMRTTLRTGQNLSTPFVYNKDMPLIFIGGVPRSGTTLMRAMLDAHPEVRCGEETRVIPRILAMKQMWSRSGREKMRLDEAGVTDEVLDAAMQAFLLEIIVKHGEPANFLCNKDPFALKSLSYLAKIFPRAKFILMIRDGRASVHSMISRKVTIAGFDLGSYRDCLTKWNRAIETMYTQCLEAADKCLPVHYEQLVLHPEKWMRTLLKFLDIPWNDAVLHHEELIGKAGGVSLSKVERSTDQVIKPVNVEALSKWVGKIPADVVRDMAVVAPMLSRLGYDPHANPPNYGRPDPKVLDNTRRIQKSAEKPHPS, from the exons ATGATAGGCAAGCTGAAACAGAACTTGCTCGTGGCCTGTCTGGTCATCAGCTCGGTCACGGTCTTCTACCTGGGCCGCCACGCCATGGAGTGCCACCACCGCATCGAGGAGCGCAGCCAACCAGGCGGTATCCTGCCTCTGTCAGCACTGGGAGGCAGCATGCGGACCACTTTACGGACAGGCCAGAATCTCAGCACGCCTTTTGTTTACAATAAAGACATGCCGCTCATCTTTATTGGTGGCGTGCCCCGCAGCGGGACCACACTAATGCGAGCTATGCTCGACGCACACCCGGAGGTGCGCTGCGGCGAAGAAACCCGTGTAATACCGCGGATCCTGGCCATGAAGCAGATGTGGAGCCGCTCAGGCAGAGAGAAGATGCGTCTGGACGAGGCCGGCGTGACGGATGAGGTGCTGGACGCCGCCATGCAGGCCTTTCTGCTGGAAATCATCGTCAAACACGGCGAGCCAGCCAACTTCCTCTGCAACAAGGACCCTTTTGCGCTGAAGTCGCTCTCATACCTGGCCAAGATCTTTCCTCGTGCCAAGTTTATATTAATGATTCGTGATGGACGAGCTTCAGTCCACTCTATGATCTCACGGAAAGTGACCATTGCCGGCTTTGACCTTGGCAGCTACCGGGACTGCCTGACCAAGTGGAATCGGGCCATAGAGACCATGTATACTCAGTGCCTGGAGGCGGCTGATAAGTGCCTGCCTGTGCACTACGAACAGTTGGTCCTCCATCCTGAGAAATGGATGCGGACACTGCTGAAATTCCTCGACATTCCTTGGAATGATGCCGTCCTCCACCACGAGGAGCTCATTGGGAAAGCTGGAGGGGTGTCCCTCTCTAA GGTGGAGAGGTCTACAGATCAGGTCATCAAACCTGTCAATGTGGAGGCCTTGTCCAAGTGGGTGGGGAAGATTCCAGCGGACGTGGTGAGGGACATGGCTGTCGTGGCCCCCATGTTGTCCAGACTGGGCTACGACCCCCATGCCAATCCCCCCAACTATGGCCGGCCTGACCCCAAGGTCCTGGACAACACCAGACGG
- the tpst1 gene encoding protein-tyrosine sulfotransferase 1 isoform X1: protein MIGKLKQNLLVACLVISSVTVFYLGRHAMECHHRIEERSQPGGILPLSALGGSMRTTLRTGQNLSTPFVYNKDMPLIFIGGVPRSGTTLMRAMLDAHPEVRCGEETRVIPRILAMKQMWSRSGREKMRLDEAGVTDEVLDAAMQAFLLEIIVKHGEPANFLCNKDPFALKSLSYLAKIFPRAKFILMIRDGRASVHSMISRKVTIAGFDLGSYRDCLTKWNRAIETMYTQCLEAADKCLPVHYEQLVLHPEKWMRTLLKFLDIPWNDAVLHHEELIGKAGGVSLSKVERSTDQVIKPVNVEALSKWVGKIPADVVRDMAVVAPMLSRLGYDPHANPPNYGRPDPKVLDNTRRVFKGEFQLPDFLKEQSQIQKSAEKPHPS from the exons ATGATAGGCAAGCTGAAACAGAACTTGCTCGTGGCCTGTCTGGTCATCAGCTCGGTCACGGTCTTCTACCTGGGCCGCCACGCCATGGAGTGCCACCACCGCATCGAGGAGCGCAGCCAACCAGGCGGTATCCTGCCTCTGTCAGCACTGGGAGGCAGCATGCGGACCACTTTACGGACAGGCCAGAATCTCAGCACGCCTTTTGTTTACAATAAAGACATGCCGCTCATCTTTATTGGTGGCGTGCCCCGCAGCGGGACCACACTAATGCGAGCTATGCTCGACGCACACCCGGAGGTGCGCTGCGGCGAAGAAACCCGTGTAATACCGCGGATCCTGGCCATGAAGCAGATGTGGAGCCGCTCAGGCAGAGAGAAGATGCGTCTGGACGAGGCCGGCGTGACGGATGAGGTGCTGGACGCCGCCATGCAGGCCTTTCTGCTGGAAATCATCGTCAAACACGGCGAGCCAGCCAACTTCCTCTGCAACAAGGACCCTTTTGCGCTGAAGTCGCTCTCATACCTGGCCAAGATCTTTCCTCGTGCCAAGTTTATATTAATGATTCGTGATGGACGAGCTTCAGTCCACTCTATGATCTCACGGAAAGTGACCATTGCCGGCTTTGACCTTGGCAGCTACCGGGACTGCCTGACCAAGTGGAATCGGGCCATAGAGACCATGTATACTCAGTGCCTGGAGGCGGCTGATAAGTGCCTGCCTGTGCACTACGAACAGTTGGTCCTCCATCCTGAGAAATGGATGCGGACACTGCTGAAATTCCTCGACATTCCTTGGAATGATGCCGTCCTCCACCACGAGGAGCTCATTGGGAAAGCTGGAGGGGTGTCCCTCTCTAA GGTGGAGAGGTCTACAGATCAGGTCATCAAACCTGTCAATGTGGAGGCCTTGTCCAAGTGGGTGGGGAAGATTCCAGCGGACGTGGTGAGGGACATGGCTGTCGTGGCCCCCATGTTGTCCAGACTGGGCTACGACCCCCATGCCAATCCCCCCAACTATGGCCGGCCTGACCCCAAGGTCCTGGACAACACCAGACGG